A stretch of Kazachstania africana CBS 2517 chromosome 7, complete genome DNA encodes these proteins:
- the AIM25 gene encoding Aim25p (similar to Saccharomyces cerevisiae YJR100C; ancestral locus Anc_7.472), whose product MSINKYRSITKVLSQPTILLERQLELHNLIFGIEQLNRYKILSPSTNETVGYAVERPKSLTGFILRQVTKLHRPFVVDIFDNLDNHLFTVSRKFSAINSHIKVWNDDFLIGESVQRWHMWRRKYDLFVNRGKAMQNVTLSQFGSIDSPFLAFEFPVYDEVGKINGCVDRNWVGLGREFFTDTGVYVLRFDSRKSFEGVYDMRNLSSTILNLNERAVLLGNAISIDFDYFSRHSRHFGSGFISFTNDEF is encoded by the coding sequence ATGAGCATAAACAAATATAGATCGATCACTAAGGTTCTTTCTCAGCCTACTATACTGCTTGAAAGGCAACTAGAACTTcataatttgatatttggtATAGAGCAATTAAATCGATATAAGATACTTTCACCGAGTACGAATGAAACTGTGGGATACGCTGTTGAAAGGCCAAAAAGTCTAACTGGGTTCATACTGAGACAGGTTACTAAGCTTCACAGACCGTTTGTAGTCgacatttttgataatcttgACAACCATCTGTTCACAGTGAGTAGAAAGTTTTCTGCAATTAATTCACATATAAAGGTTTGGAATGATGATTTCTTGATAGGGGAAAGTGTGCAGAGGTGGCATATGTGGAGGCGAAAGTATGATCTATTTGTCAATAGGGGGAAAGCAATGCAAAATGTCACGTTGAGTCAATTTGGATCAATTGATTCCCCCTTCTTAGCTTTTGAATTTCCTGTATATGATGAAGTGGGAAAGATTAATGGATGCGTAGATAGAAACTGGGTCGGATTAGGTAGGGAATTCTTCACGGACACAGGTGTATATGTATTGAGATttgattcaagaaaaagttTCGAAGGTGTTTATGATATGAGAAATCTAAGTTCAActatattaaatttgaatgaaagaGCAGTATTGTTGGGTAATGCAATTTCCATTGATTTTGACTATTTCTCAAGACATTCGAGACATTTTGGTAGTGGGTTTATATCGTttacaaatgatgaattttaa
- the SFC1 gene encoding Sfc1p (similar to Saccharomyces cerevisiae SFC1 (YJR095W); ancestral locus Anc_7.467): protein MPSDRSSNPIVNLLAGGSAGLMEALVCHPLDTIKVRMQIYRKSTVEMNAAENLAIKPPGFIRTGTSIYSQEGFLALYKGLGAVVIGIIPKMAIRFSSYEWYRSLLASPSTGTVSTGNTFIAGLLAGVTEAVMVVNPMEVVKIRLQSQHLTTTTTKSITAKYKNAIHAAYTIVKEEGPRALYRGVSLTAARQATNQGANFTVYSKLKEYLQKNQNLTTLPSWQTSCIGLISGAIGPFSNAPLDTIKTRLQKDKSIKSDKTSSWKRIGAIGSQLIKEEGFRALYKGITPRVMRVAPGQAVTFTVYEFIRKKLESFKLFQ from the coding sequence ATGCCTAGCGATCGCTCTTCAAATCCCATAGTCAATCTTTTAGCTGGAGGCTCCGCGGGTCTTATGGAGGCATTGGTATGCCATCCATTGGATACAATAAAAGTTAGAATGCAAATTTACAGAAAATCAACAGTAGAGATGAATGCCGCGGAAAATTTAGCAATTAAACCACCGGGTTTTATTAGGACTGGCACTTCAATATATTCTCAGGAAGGATTCTTAGCGTTGTATAAAGGTCTTGGTGCAGTCGTCATTGGAATCATACCCAAAATGGCCATAAGATTCTCTTCGTATGAATGGTACAGATCTCTATTGGCATCTCCATCAACTGGTACGGTCTCGACGGGAAATACTTTCATCGCCGGTTTATTAGCGGGCGTCACAGAAGCGGTAATGGTAGTCAATCCAATGGAAGTAGTCAAAATAAGATTACAATCACAACATCTTACAACAACAACCACGAAAAGTATCACGGCgaaatataaaaatgcaATTCATGCCGCTTATACAATAGTTAAGGAAGAAGGTCCAAGAGCTTTATATAGAGGTGTTTCATTAACTGCCGCTAGACAAGCAACAAATCAAGGTGCAAATTTTACagtttattcaaaattaaaagaatatctgcagaaaaatcaaaatttaacaACTTTACCCTCCTGGCAAACTTCTTGTATTGGTCTCATATCAGGCGCAATTGGACCCTTTTCAAATGCTCCACTTGATACAATAAAGACAAGGTTAcaaaaagataaatcaatCAAGAGTGATAAAACTTCTTCGTGGAAGCGCATCGGTGCAATTGGCTCACAATTAATCAAAGAGGAAGGCTTTAGAGCTTTGTATAAAGGTATCACTCCAAGAGTTATGCGTGTCGCGCCAGGTCAAGCTGTCACTTTCACCGTTTACGAATTTATaaggaaaaaattagaatcattcaaattatttcaataa
- the KAFR0G00920 gene encoding aldo-keto reductase superfamily protein (similar to Saccharomyces cerevisiae YJR096W; ancestral locus Anc_7.468): MKLSIQKTYKLSSNYYIPTVALGTYDLPSSETTEIVENALDVGYRHFDTAVLYDNEEEVAQGISNWLIRHPETKRDEIFYTTKLWNSQFGYQNAKRAIRECVDKVQDLKYIDLLLMHSPIGGPQIREETWRAMQEAVDEGIVKSIGVSNFGIKHLKELFQWDGLKYRPVVNQIEISPWLMRQELADFCKMEGLVVEAYAPLTHGYKINHPDLIKISNELNNTKNTGQILIRWSLQHGYVPLPKTKTIGRLESNLDVYDFELTEDQMKFLDHPEAYEPTDWECTNAP, translated from the coding sequence ATGAAACTTTCAATACAAAAGACTTataaattatcttcaaattattatattcCTACTGTAGCTTTGGGAACCTACGATTTACCAAGTTCTGAAACGACAGAAATTGTCGAAAATGCATTGGATGTAGGTTATAGACATTTTGATACTGCTGTACTTTATGAtaacgaagaagaagtcgCTCAAGGAATTTCTAATTGGTTAATAAGACATCCAGAGACTAAAAGggatgaaattttttatactACAAAATTGTGGAATTCACAATTTGGTTATCAGAATGCAAAGAGAGCAATAAGAGAATGCGTCGATAAAGTTCaagatttaaaatatatCGATTTATTACTGATGCATTCTCCCATCGGTGGTCCACAGATTAGAGAAGAAACCTGGAGGGCTATGCAAGAGGCGGTGGATGAAGGAATCGTTAAATCTATTGGTGTCTCTAATTTCGGTATTAAACATTTAAAGGAATTGTTTCAATGGGATGGGTTAAAATATCGTCCCGTGgtaaatcaaattgaaatctcTCCTTGGCTCATGAGACAGGAATTAGCtgatttttgtaaaatggAAGGTCTTGTTGTAGAAGCATACGCTCCTTTGACTCACGGTTACAAAATAAATCATCCAGATTTgattaaaatttcaaacGAACTGAATAATACGAAGAATACGGGTCAGATTCTAATCAGATGGTCCTTACAACATGGATACGTACCATTACCGAAGACCAAGACTATTGGAAGGTTGGAAAGTAACCTTGATGTCTACGATTTTGAGTTGACAGAAgatcaaatgaaattccTTGATCATCCAGAAGCTTATGAACCAACAGATTGGGAATGTACTAATGCTCCATGA
- the JJJ3 gene encoding Jjj3p (similar to Saccharomyces cerevisiae JJJ3 (YJR097W); ancestral locus Anc_1.113), giving the protein MNKATHYEVLNVPAQVTPDELKKSYRVLLLSTHPDKSNVTTSKYSIDQIKEAYRILSDPVSRKTYDAHLLEEGKKNGFYNVGDALDEVSLDSFACHENEDLMEYTMKCPRCQVKDGFKLNDDILDEFAVSCNERDQGLFQVLVQCDSCSLWLKVNFYALESEE; this is encoded by the coding sequence ATGAACAAAGCCACCCATTATGAAGTGCTGAATGTACCTGCACAAGTCACACCAGATGAACTGAAAAAGTCATACAGGGTTTTGCTACTCTCCACTCATCCAGATAAAAGTAATGTTACCACATCAAAATACAGTATCGatcaaatcaaagaagCCTATAGAATTCTGAGTGATCCAGTTTCACGTAAAACATATGATGCACATCTTTTAGAAGAAGGTAAGAAGAATGGTTTCTACAATGTCGGTGATGCACTAGATGAAGTCTCCTTAGATTCATTCGCATGtcatgaaaatgaagatttgaTGGAATACACAATGAAATGTCCAAGATGTCAAGTCAAAGATGGTTTTAAGCttaatgatgatatctTAGACGAATTTGCAGTTAGTTGCAATGAAAGAGATCAAGGTTTGTTTCAAGTTCTTGTTCAATGTGATTCATGCAGTCTGTGGTTGAAAGTAAATTTTTACGCTTTAGAATCAGAAGAATAA
- the RSM26 gene encoding mitochondrial 37S ribosomal protein mS42 (similar to Saccharomyces cerevisiae RSM26 (YJR101W); ancestral locus Anc_7.473): MLLLKQLTGRRLIHTVPKLPNNSQLSTKGIPKIYSSNGFSIVWNNYQKYLCDKLTMYTSGTANESYFPFHLILRTAKNPFESHIFNTASALHNNHLFIENILPSENETGGPSTLLNSRFKESFEMEWGQELKDNIVKLIEEKIIGQGWFFIIENSDKQLNFLTVHNNGTPYYFPRNQSIDLSNAISFEEFNDLQTIKQAVKEDKVKDWNIPLVAINLWDHAYLHDYGVDKRSEYIQNVLDNLNWDVINNRLYTQMD, from the coding sequence ATGCTATTACTGAAGCAATTGACTGGTAGGAGACTTATACACACAGTGCCAAAATTACCTAATAACAGCCAATTGAGTACAAAAGGCATACcgaaaatatattcttcGAATGGATTTAGCATTGTATGGAATAATTACCAGAAATACCTATGTGACAAGCTGACTATGTACACATCGGGAACAGCAAACGAATCATATTTCCCGTTCCATTTGATCTTGAGAACTGCAAAGAATCCCTTTGAAAGTCATATATTCAACACAGCTTCTGCATTGCACAATAATCACTTATTTATAGAGAATATTCTCCCCAGTGAAAATGAGACAGGAGGACCATCGACATTACTGAACTCCCGCTTTAAGGAGTCATTTGAAATGGAGTGGGGTCAGGAATTAAAGGATAATATAGTTAAGCTaattgaagagaaaattattgGGCAAGGTTGgttcttcattattgaaaacagTGATAAGCAATTAAACTTCCTTACAGTACATAACAATGGTACTCCATACTATTTCCCAAGAAATCAATCGATAGATTTGAGTAATGCAATaagttttgaagaatttaacGATTTACAAACTATAAAACAGGCTGTAAAGGAAGATAAAGTTAAAGATTGGAATATCCCATTAGTGGCTATTAATCTATGGGATCACGCGTACTTACATGACTACGGAGTTGATAAAAGATCAGAATATATCCAGAACGTGCTGGACAACTTGAATTGGGATGTAATTAATAACAGATTATATACACAGATGGATTAA
- the FIP1 gene encoding cleavage polyadenylation factor subunit FIP1 (similar to Saccharomyces cerevisiae FIP1 (YJR093C); ancestral locus Anc_7.464) — MESSDEDDDRFLYGSDEEEVQRVVVQPTTVRDSDTIHDTNDSDVISESESDSDIEFIISNGPDPTRLDSQSISLSTETISVATESVKTALQTSEDGSSVTPSATTTTATNVTTAGTLPTDQSQQDEVNTAGNIDLDKDGLFDGQPITQIDPEVLKEKPWRQPGANLADYFNYGFNEFSWMEYLDRQEKIKTEYNPRRILMGLLTLQQQGKLDPKPINKPLNDSTPNPVIVNTNKSPPAMPPPGFPPLPMFGGFPPFPMPGMIPPMNQQQQQQQKPNQN; from the coding sequence ATGGAATCaagtgatgaagatgatgatagGTTCCTCTATGGTTcagatgaagaggaagtTCAGAGAGTAGTAGTACAACCAACGACGGTACGCGATAGCGATACCATTCATGATACAAATGATTCTGATGTCATTTCTGAATCTGAATCCGATTcagatattgaatttatcatcaGTAATGGTCCAGATCCAACTAGATTGGATTCCCAAAGTATATCCCTGTCCACAGAAACTATAAGTGTCGCTACAGAAAGTGTAAAGACTGCATTACAGACAAGTGAAGATGGGTCCTCTGTAACTCCCAGCGCAACTACTACAACAGCCACCAATGTAACAACAGCTGGTACACTCCCCACTGATCAAAGTCAACAGGATGAAGTAAATACTGCAGGAAATATCGACTTGGATAAGGACGGTCTCTTTGATGGTCAACCAATAACTCAAATCGATCCAGAAGTACTCAAAGAAAAACCTTGGAGACAGCCAGGTGCTAATTTGGCtgattatttcaattacGGGTTCAATGAGTTTAGTTGGATGGAATATCTAGATAgacaagaaaagattaaaacTGAATATAATCCAAGAAGAATATTGATGGGTTTACTCACTTTACAGCAACAGGGTAAACTGGATCCAAAACCAATAAATAAACCTCTTAATGACTCTACTCCAAATCCTGTAATAGTAAACACAAATAAAAGTCCTCCAGCTATGCCTCCTCCAGGATTTCCACCATTACCAATGTTCGGTGGGTTCCCACCTTTCCCAATGCCCGGTATGATTCCTCCAATGaaccaacaacaacagcaacaacaaaaaccaaatcaaaattaa
- the KAFR0G00900 gene encoding uncharacterized protein (similar to Saccharomyces cerevisiae YJR098C; ancestral locus Anc_1.114), protein MSNHIGPVKNELTEGVVCVEEIPIIASDAQPSADPAIEDEDEDDYNYGEDERLIDTVDDETNKGFVYKGIETTHTFEAMDTANKLIGGSNIGTTSTGKLNYITLEDRNDEDTNELKNYKNFNKDHKIFAFQFPLGANNKVSNQSVSMFKPVSPLDTASSLEKDVKRMELKEKLKRSDSLDSLEEMLLFENEKGNDNARGRAIKQTMGMENLRQQFKQMTMDEAEMTKDGYSYKRLETIWDELDGDIVILGGYRGSILRDTHTGRRIWVPIKAGLNLRKIDLLIGPNQEDEIATQKDIIPDGMLTHVGPIDVAKKLIRKLDSNQRVNIQEFGYDWRLSLEVSSGQLKDRLTKIYNRQKSETKLKGRPKGTYVIAHSMGGLVAHKVLQDAPYLIRGLIYVGSPSQCSNILGPIRFGDDVMWNKTILSKEANFFMRSSLYFLPLDGRCFVDSKTYERYDLDFFDPEVWKMLGLSPLVSEKRKKFLESEKEESKSTTATSSTFTLTSVPVTAATSVAQTLNATTKFVFNNVPLVNKVTKDANAGVKYNETIKPPSEYEFKTTYEDSVAYLERELKRTKKYLESLEYDATKIYPPLAIVYGNKVPTVRGCKVDGLKDIRDGHYDDFYYGPGDGVVHYKWLLPERRGFPVVCKIASDTGHVSLMTDFKAIAKAFISIVDAENERDRLAKEHFMG, encoded by the coding sequence ATGTCTAACCATATAGGACCTGTTAAAAACGAATTAACGGAAGGGGTTGTTTGTGTGGAAGaaattccaataattgCCTCGGACGCCCAGCCATCAGCTGATCCTGCCATCGAGgatgaagacgaagatGACTATAATTACGGTGAAGATGAGAGGTTGATAGACACCGTTGACGATGAAACTAATAAAGGTTTCGTCTATAAAGGTATTGAGACTACTCATACTTTTGAAGCTATGGATACGGCAAATAAACTTATTGGTGGGTCGAACATCGGAACAACTTCGACGGGAAAACTAAATTACATAACATTAGAAGACAGGAACGATGAGGATACCAAtgagttgaaaaattataagaattttaataaagatCATAAAATTTTCGCTTTCCAGTTTCCATTGGGTGCTAACAACAAGGTTTCAAACCAATCCGTCTCCATGTTTAAACCGGTGAGTCCTTTAGACACTGCCAGTTCATTAGAGAAAGATGTGAAAAGAATGGAGCTtaaggaaaaattaaagagaTCAGATTCTCTTGATTCTTTGGAAGAGATGCTTCTATTTGAGAATGAAAAAGGTAATGATAATGCAAGAGGCCGGGCCATTAAGCAAACAATGGgaatggaaaatttgagaCAGCAATTTAAACAGATGACAATGGATGAAGCCGAGATGACTAAGGACGGTTATAGTTATAAACGTCTTGAAACCATATGGGATGAGTTGGATGGCGATATTGTCATTCTTGGTGGTTATCGTGGTTCTATATTGAGAGATACACATACAGGAAGAAGGATATGGGTGCCAATTAAAGCAGGTCtaaatttaagaaaaattgatctcTTGATAGGTCCTAACCAAGAAGACGAAATTGCAACTCAAAAAGATATTATTCCGGATGGTATGCTAACGCATGTTGGGCCAATTGATGTTGCAAAGAAATTAATCAGAAAATTAGATTCAAATCAAAGGGTTAATATCCAGGAATTTGGTTACGATTGGAGATTATCTCTTGAAGTGTCATCCGGTCAATTGAAGGATAGATTAACCAAGATTTATAATAGGCAGAAAAGTGAAACAAAGTTGAAGGGTAGACCGAAGGGAACCTATGTCATTGCACATTCAATGGGTGGTCTTGTTGCACATAAAGTTCTACAGGATGCACCATATCTGATTAGGGGTCTAATATATGTTGGTTCACCAAGTCAATGTTCCAATATTTTGGGTCCTATCAGATTTGGTGATGATGTCATGTGGAATAAAACGATATTGAGTAAAGAAGCAAATTTCTTCATGAGAAGTAGTTTATACTTCCTGCCGTTAGATGGAAGATGTTTTGTTGATAGCAAGACCTATGAAAGATACGACTTGGATTTTTTCGATCCAGAAGTCTGGAAAATGTTAGGCTTATCGCCATTAGTTagtgaaaagagaaagaaattccTCGAAAGtgagaaagaagaaagcaaGTCTACAACAGCAACCTCGAGTACCTTTACGTTGACGTCAGTCCCAGTGACAGCTGCAACTTCAGTGGCGCAGACTTTAAATGCAACGAcaaaatttgtatttaACAACGTTCCGCTGGTTAACAAAGTAACGAAAGATGCAAATGCAGGAGtgaaatataatgaaactATTAAGCCTCCAAGTGAGTACGAATTTAAAACGACGTATGAAGATTCTGTTGCTTATCTGGAAagagaattgaaaagaactaAAAAATATCTAGAAAGTCTAGAGTACGACGCTACTAAAATATATCCGCCACTTGCTATAGTGTATGGTAACAAAGTGCCCACAGTACGTGGCTGTAAAGTGGATGGACTGAAAGATATTAGAGACGGTCATTATGACGATTTTTACTATGGACCAGGTGATGGTGTGGTTCATTATAAATGGTTATTACCTGAAAGAAGAGGGTTTCCAGTTGTGTGTAAGATTGCCAGTGACACAGGACATGTTTCCTTGATGACTGATTTCAAAGCCATTGCTAAGGCGTTCATTTCAATTGTTGACGCTGAGAATGAAAGAGACAGACTTGCAAAAGAGCATTTTATGGGTTAA
- the YUH1 gene encoding ubiquitin-specific protease YUH1 (similar to Saccharomyces cerevisiae YUH1 (YJR099W); ancestral locus Anc_7.470) yields MNKELDAVIPLESDPEVFNTFAHNLGLKREYSFVDIYSIDDPALLEFLVRPVMAIILLFPPVETKEAVQTNNKDIDTSTDKPIWLRQNFKNACGLYALLHILANNKQLLADDSSLLKFINDIPNFTDTDLSKFIIEFINHFNADFVHNSGSSVNPNPDDIIDLHFITFISYGDENKLYELDGRSAEGKPIYIGQGHGKDLIEEELIVNRIRGYMNSVKDENDKLKFSLIGLSVS; encoded by the coding sequence ATGAACAAGGAATTAGATGCTGTTATCCCGCTAGAATCGGACCCAGAAGTGTTCAATACCTTCGCGCACAATCTGGGTCTTAAGAGAGAGTACAGTTTTGTAGACATATACTCAATTGATGATCCTGCACTGTTGGAATTTCTAGTGAGACCCGTTATGGCTATCATACTCTTGTTTCCACCCGTTGAAACCAAGGAAGCAGTGCAGACAAACAACAAAGATATCGATACATCCACTGACAAACCTATTTGGTTGAggcaaaatttcaagaatgcATGTGGATTGTATGCACTGCTACATATCTTGGCCAACAATAAACAGTTATTAGCGGATGATTCAAGCTTACTGAAGTTTATAAACGATATCCCGAATTTTACTGATACGGATTTGagtaaatttatcattgaatttatcaatcaTTTCAATGCAGATTTTGTTCATAATTCTGGTTCCTCAGTAAATCCAAATCCAGATGATATAATTGATTTACATTTCATTACTTTTATATCATATGGCGATGAAAATAAACTGTATGAATTAGATGGCAGATCTGCTGAAGGTAAGCCAATTTACATTGGACAAGGTCATGGTAAAGATCTCATTGAAGAGGAACTAATAGTCAATAGAATCAGGGGATACATGAATAGCGtcaaagatgaaaatgataaattaaaattCTCCCTGATAGGTTTAAGTGTGTCTTAA